The following proteins are co-located in the Echinicola sp. 20G genome:
- the rsmG gene encoding 16S rRNA (guanine(527)-N(7))-methyltransferase RsmG: MNQELDLILKYFPDINDKQKELFAALGELYRDWNQKINVISRKDMDAFYTHHVLHSLGIAKVMKFEPGTWVLDIGTGGGFPGIPLAIMFPETNFHLVDSIGKKITVVKDVTKTLKLSNVEGQQVRAESLQRKYDFVVSRAVTRMINFYPWVKGKFKKEDFNEFQNGILYLKGGEVDEEMEELDISYVSYHLEDYFTEEFFETKKVVYVPFEGKR, from the coding sequence ATGAACCAGGAACTTGACCTGATCTTAAAATATTTTCCAGACATTAACGATAAACAAAAAGAGCTATTTGCTGCTTTGGGAGAACTTTATCGGGATTGGAACCAAAAAATCAATGTCATCAGTCGAAAGGACATGGATGCTTTCTACACACACCATGTACTTCACTCGTTGGGGATTGCTAAGGTAATGAAGTTTGAACCTGGCACTTGGGTATTGGATATTGGCACTGGCGGTGGCTTTCCAGGGATCCCTCTTGCCATCATGTTTCCTGAAACTAATTTTCACTTGGTAGATTCCATTGGAAAAAAAATCACTGTGGTGAAAGATGTGACCAAAACGCTTAAGCTAAGCAATGTTGAGGGCCAACAAGTAAGGGCTGAGTCATTGCAACGTAAATATGACTTTGTGGTCAGCAGGGCTGTTACAAGAATGATCAATTTCTACCCTTGGGTGAAAGGAAAATTTAAAAAAGAAGATTTCAATGAATTCCAAAATGGCATTTTATATCTCAAGGGAGGTGAAGTAGATGAAGAAATGGAGGAATTGGACATCTCCTATGTGTCCTATCATCTTGAAGATTACTTCACAGAAGAATTCTTCGAAACCAAAAAAGTAGTCTACGTTCCTTTTGAGGGAAAAAGATGA
- a CDS encoding LptF/LptG family permease has translation MKLLDKLIIKDFLKTYFFVVLMLIMIVLVLDFTEKNDEFIRNNVPSGEIIKYMFNYGLYLNNLLTPITVFISVIFITSRMAGRTEIIAVLSSGVSFLRMLRPFLVGASMIALASFLLNGWVLPGATAGVYEFKREYLEDDSQYNYQNLHVKVAPDVYAYISRYYTGPKTGYSFTLEHIEEGKLLSKLSADRIVWDTATNAWEVRNWKLRVLEDMGEEYSVGERMDTVLSITPNDFDLPPNHHETLNLPELGRQIKVLEDRGADNVSFYKIERYVRFMSPFAAIILTFIGVIVSSKKTRGGSGFKIALGFLLAFIYIILFLLSRTFAEAGTPYPVLAVWLPNIVFAITGLVMYKTVPR, from the coding sequence ATGAAGTTATTGGATAAACTGATCATAAAGGATTTTCTCAAGACCTACTTTTTTGTGGTTTTGATGCTGATCATGATTGTCTTGGTGCTTGATTTTACCGAGAAGAATGATGAGTTTATCCGAAATAATGTTCCTTCAGGAGAGATCATTAAGTACATGTTTAACTACGGTTTGTATTTGAACAATCTCCTGACTCCAATCACAGTGTTTATTTCAGTGATTTTTATTACTTCCAGAATGGCTGGGAGAACGGAGATTATTGCTGTTTTAAGTAGTGGGGTGAGCTTTTTGAGGATGCTAAGGCCTTTCTTAGTAGGGGCTTCTATGATTGCGCTGGCCAGTTTTCTGCTTAATGGCTGGGTACTTCCTGGTGCTACTGCTGGTGTTTATGAATTTAAGAGGGAGTATTTGGAAGATGATAGTCAGTACAATTATCAGAACCTACATGTAAAGGTGGCTCCAGATGTGTATGCCTATATTTCAAGGTACTATACTGGGCCTAAAACTGGTTATTCATTTACCTTGGAGCATATTGAAGAAGGGAAGTTGCTTTCAAAGCTCTCTGCTGACAGAATTGTGTGGGATACGGCTACCAATGCGTGGGAAGTGAGGAACTGGAAACTCAGGGTGTTGGAGGATATGGGGGAAGAGTATTCTGTTGGTGAGCGGATGGACACAGTATTGTCCATTACTCCTAATGACTTTGATTTGCCTCCGAACCACCATGAAACCCTTAATCTTCCAGAGTTGGGCAGACAGATAAAGGTATTGGAAGATCGTGGGGCAGATAATGTAAGTTTCTATAAGATAGAACGCTATGTACGTTTTATGTCTCCTTTTGCAGCTATTATCTTAACCTTTATTGGAGTGATTGTTTCTTCCAAAAAGACAAGAGGAGGGTCCGGTTTCAAGATTGCTCTGGGCTTTTTGTTGGCATTTATTTATATCATACTGTTTTTACTGTCCAGAACTTTTGCAGAAGCTGGTACTCCTTATCCGGTGTTGGCAGTTTGGTTGCCCAATATTGTATTTGCGATAACAGGTTTGGTTATGTATAAAACTGTTCCCCGTTAA
- the ilvD gene encoding dihydroxy-acid dehydratase: MSDLKKYSWEISDNQEHPAGMAMLYATGLSDEKMKQPFVGVASCGYESNPCNMHLNSFAEEIKASTNKSDLAGFIFNTIGISDGISMGTAGMSYSLPSREVIADSVESFILGHSFDGVVTIPGCDKNMPGVVMGMLRVNRPSIMVFGGTIRSGHYKGEKLNIVSAFEAYGKKINGQISDEDYMGVIKNACPGAGACGGMYTANTMSSAIETMGLSLPFSSSYPATSKEKREECKNMGKYIKQLLALDIKPKDIVTKKSIENAVRVTVALGGSTNAALHILAIAKTAGVDFTLEDFKRINAETPVLGDFKPSGKFMMEDLYDMGGLPAFLKYFLNEGLLHGDCMTVTGKTMAENLEGIEPVKTSKESVIHPLDNPIKETGHLCVLHGNLAPEGAVAKISGKEGKSFTGTARVFNSEVEANEAMKNKKVQKGDVVVIRFVGPKGGPGMPEMLKPTAIIIGAGLGSDVALITDGRFSGGTHGFVVGHVTPEAYMGGPIGLIQDGDTITIDAETLELNVDVSDEVFAERKKSWKNKDLSHLQGTLKKYSQLVSTASEGCVTDKG, translated from the coding sequence ATGAGTGATTTGAAGAAATATAGTTGGGAAATAAGCGATAATCAGGAGCATCCGGCAGGGATGGCCATGCTTTACGCTACAGGATTGAGTGATGAAAAGATGAAGCAGCCTTTTGTAGGGGTAGCCAGTTGTGGGTATGAAAGTAATCCATGTAACATGCACTTGAACAGTTTCGCCGAAGAAATCAAAGCTTCGACCAACAAGTCTGATTTAGCAGGATTTATATTCAATACCATCGGTATTTCCGATGGTATTTCTATGGGTACTGCAGGGATGAGTTATAGCCTTCCTTCAAGAGAGGTGATTGCTGATTCTGTCGAGTCATTTATTTTAGGACACTCATTTGATGGAGTGGTTACCATTCCTGGTTGTGACAAGAACATGCCGGGTGTTGTGATGGGAATGTTAAGGGTGAATCGTCCAAGTATCATGGTTTTTGGAGGTACTATTCGTTCCGGACATTACAAAGGAGAAAAATTGAATATTGTTTCTGCATTTGAGGCGTATGGTAAAAAGATCAATGGCCAGATATCAGATGAGGATTATATGGGTGTGATCAAAAATGCATGTCCTGGTGCGGGTGCTTGTGGTGGTATGTATACCGCTAATACCATGTCCTCAGCTATTGAGACCATGGGGCTTTCACTGCCATTTAGTTCTTCTTACCCTGCGACTTCTAAAGAGAAGCGTGAGGAATGTAAGAATATGGGTAAATATATCAAGCAACTTTTGGCCCTAGACATAAAGCCAAAGGATATTGTAACCAAGAAGAGTATAGAGAATGCTGTGAGGGTGACTGTAGCCCTTGGGGGAAGTACCAATGCCGCCTTACACATATTGGCCATTGCAAAAACTGCTGGTGTAGATTTTACTTTGGAAGATTTTAAACGTATCAATGCTGAAACACCAGTTTTGGGTGATTTCAAGCCAAGTGGTAAGTTCATGATGGAAGACCTTTATGATATGGGTGGGCTGCCTGCCTTCTTGAAGTACTTCTTGAATGAAGGGTTACTTCATGGGGATTGCATGACTGTTACTGGTAAAACAATGGCAGAAAACTTAGAAGGTATCGAGCCAGTGAAGACATCCAAAGAGAGTGTAATTCACCCATTGGATAACCCAATCAAGGAAACAGGACACTTGTGTGTACTTCATGGAAACCTTGCGCCGGAAGGCGCGGTGGCCAAAATTTCTGGTAAAGAAGGTAAATCATTTACAGGTACAGCCAGGGTATTCAACAGTGAAGTAGAAGCCAATGAGGCTATGAAGAATAAGAAAGTGCAGAAGGGGGATGTTGTAGTAATTCGCTTTGTGGGACCAAAAGGTGGGCCAGGGATGCCAGAAATGTTAAAGCCTACAGCCATTATCATTGGTGCTGGACTTGGATCAGATGTGGCTTTGATTACTGATGGTAGGTTTTCCGGTGGCACGCATGGTTTTGTAGTTGGCCACGTCACTCCTGAGGCATATATGGGAGGACCGATTGGTTTGATTCAGGATGGAGATACGATCACTATTGATGCAGAGACTTTGGAACTTAATGTGGACGTAAGTGATGAAGTGTTTGCCGAAAGAAAGAAAAGCTGGAAGAATAAGGATTTAAGCCATCTTCAAGGTACTTTAAAGAAATACAGTCAATTGGTGTCTACTGCCTCTGAGGGTTGTGTTACGGACAAGGGCTAA
- the ispE gene encoding 4-(cytidine 5'-diphospho)-2-C-methyl-D-erythritol kinase, whose translation MIQFPNAKINLGLSITEKRKDGYHEIETCMFPVPLCDALEITLSNKTKFTGTGLTIPGKEKDNLILKALKLLRKDFNELPHIDIHLHKTIPMGAGLGGGSADAAFALSMMNSLFDLHLEDWFLEDYAAELGSDCPFFIENKPKIAKGRGELLEEVNLDLNGCWITLVNPQIHIGTKEAYAGVHPQLPQYELKETLADRSLWKERLVNDFESSIFTKYPKIAEIKAQLYQQGAFYAAMSGSGSTVFGLFDKEPEQKSWPKEYFTFSKPL comes from the coding sequence ATGATACAATTCCCTAACGCAAAAATAAATTTAGGACTTTCCATTACCGAAAAAAGAAAGGATGGCTATCACGAAATCGAAACCTGTATGTTTCCGGTTCCTTTGTGCGATGCTCTTGAAATCACCTTATCCAATAAAACAAAGTTTACAGGTACTGGACTGACCATTCCTGGCAAAGAGAAAGACAACCTCATCTTAAAAGCACTTAAGCTTCTCCGAAAGGACTTCAATGAGCTACCCCATATTGACATCCATTTGCACAAAACCATTCCGATGGGGGCTGGGCTTGGTGGCGGGTCTGCAGATGCTGCTTTTGCCCTATCTATGATGAACAGCCTATTTGATCTTCACCTTGAAGATTGGTTTTTGGAAGATTACGCGGCAGAACTTGGCAGTGACTGTCCTTTTTTTATTGAAAACAAACCCAAAATCGCTAAAGGAAGAGGTGAATTATTGGAAGAAGTAAATCTTGACCTCAATGGATGTTGGATTACTTTAGTCAATCCTCAAATCCACATTGGCACTAAAGAGGCCTATGCAGGAGTGCATCCTCAACTCCCACAATATGAATTAAAAGAAACGCTGGCTGATCGCTCCTTATGGAAAGAAAGACTGGTCAATGATTTTGAGAGCAGCATATTCACCAAGTATCCTAAAATTGCGGAAATCAAGGCCCAACTTTATCAACAAGGAGCTTTCTATGCCGCCATGTCAGGATCTGGATCAACAGTATTTGGCCTATTTGATAAAGAGCCTGAACAAAAGAGTTGGCCGAAAGAGTATTTTACTTTCTCTAAACCACTTTAA
- a CDS encoding glycoside hydrolase family 15 protein yields MTKRHLYGTGLIGNCAYIAHIEKDTNISWLCFPRFDSDFIFGGMLDREKGGEFNILPEDQSFTSDQEYLENTNILKTTITLDNGEEAYSVTDFAPRFHNFDRYHKPLMVVRKVEPLKGEPKVKINCKPVANRGSLPLKPSMSSNHIEYLGAEQQVRLTTNCSVNYIIEDMAFRLQRPIYLFFTYGQPLEAPVESTAERFLQATTQYWREWIKSTSIPHFYQKLVVRSALALKIHQFEDTGAIIAASTTSLPESPGSTRNWDYRYCWIRDSYYTLNVFNSLGHFQELERYFEYIQNLPTNANGRYQPLYSITGSALLEEELSDLSGYLGNQPVRFGNQAYTHIQNDLYGQVLVSLLPLYADKRFIESEKSHSAPFIHNLLDMIEETMNEKDAGLWEFRNLAQEHCYTFIFHWAGSCAAIKIADRLGDDSLKVKAERLKGLAIEKIEACYVPEMKAYAQAIGTKNMDASTLQLITMGYFGNDIERANNHLKMLEKDLLAKDYLFYRYKHMDDFGVPETTFLICAFWYIEALACVNRLDEAVEGFETLTKYCNHLQLFSEDVDQETGSQWGNFPQAYSHVGLMNAAYRIGQKLDKPNFL; encoded by the coding sequence ATGACAAAAAGACATCTTTATGGCACAGGGCTTATCGGTAACTGTGCTTACATCGCCCATATTGAAAAAGACACTAATATCAGTTGGCTTTGCTTCCCAAGGTTTGACAGTGATTTCATTTTTGGTGGAATGCTTGACCGGGAAAAAGGTGGTGAGTTTAACATTTTACCAGAAGACCAATCCTTTACGTCTGATCAGGAATACCTGGAAAATACAAATATCCTCAAGACTACTATCACTCTAGACAATGGTGAGGAGGCTTACTCCGTAACAGATTTCGCCCCCCGTTTTCATAATTTTGATCGTTACCACAAACCATTGATGGTGGTAAGAAAGGTTGAACCACTAAAAGGAGAGCCTAAAGTTAAAATCAACTGCAAACCGGTCGCGAACAGAGGAAGTCTTCCCCTCAAACCTTCCATGAGCAGCAACCATATTGAATATTTAGGTGCAGAACAACAAGTGAGGCTTACAACCAACTGCTCGGTAAATTATATCATTGAAGACATGGCTTTTAGGCTTCAGCGTCCCATTTACCTTTTCTTCACTTATGGTCAACCTTTGGAAGCCCCTGTAGAGAGTACCGCTGAAAGGTTTTTACAAGCAACCACCCAATACTGGAGGGAATGGATCAAATCGACTAGCATTCCTCATTTTTATCAAAAGTTAGTGGTAAGATCTGCTTTGGCACTTAAAATTCACCAGTTTGAAGACACTGGAGCCATTATCGCTGCCTCCACCACTAGCTTGCCAGAATCCCCAGGATCTACCAGAAATTGGGACTACAGGTATTGCTGGATACGGGACAGTTATTACACCTTAAATGTATTCAACTCCCTTGGCCACTTTCAAGAATTGGAAAGGTATTTTGAGTATATCCAAAACTTACCAACTAACGCAAACGGTCGTTACCAACCTCTTTATTCCATTACCGGGTCTGCACTTTTGGAAGAGGAGCTGAGTGACCTTTCAGGTTACCTTGGCAATCAACCTGTGCGATTTGGGAATCAAGCTTATACCCATATTCAAAATGACCTTTATGGACAGGTATTGGTTAGTTTATTGCCTTTATATGCGGATAAGCGTTTTATTGAATCTGAGAAAAGTCATTCTGCTCCCTTCATTCATAATCTGCTGGATATGATCGAGGAAACCATGAATGAAAAGGATGCAGGATTGTGGGAATTCAGAAATTTGGCCCAAGAGCATTGTTATACTTTCATTTTTCACTGGGCGGGATCATGTGCTGCTATCAAAATTGCTGATAGGCTGGGTGATGACAGCCTAAAAGTAAAAGCAGAAAGACTAAAGGGACTAGCAATCGAAAAAATAGAAGCTTGCTATGTCCCTGAAATGAAGGCCTATGCCCAAGCCATAGGCACCAAAAACATGGATGCCAGTACATTGCAGTTAATCACTATGGGCTATTTTGGAAATGATATTGAAAGGGCCAACAACCATCTTAAGATGCTGGAAAAGGACTTATTGGCAAAGGATTACCTTTTCTACAGATACAAACACATGGATGATTTTGGCGTTCCAGAAACCACTTTCTTGATCTGTGCATTCTGGTATATTGAAGCACTGGCTTGTGTCAACCGCTTGGATGAGGCCGTAGAAGGGTTTGAAACGCTGACCAAATATTGTAATCACCTTCAGTTGTTCTCGGAAGATGTAGACCAAGAGACTGGCAGTCAATGGGGTAATTTCCCTCAGGCTTATAGCCACGTTGGCCTAATGAATGCCGCCTACAGAATAGGCCAGAAATTAGACAAACCTAATTTCTTGTAG
- the tgt gene encoding tRNA guanosine(34) transglycosylase Tgt yields the protein MKFILESKDEKSKARAGVVKTDHGDIQTPIFMPVGTAGSVKAVHQRELTYDVKAQIILGNTYHLYLRPGIDILEKAGGLHKFNGWNKPILTDSGGYQVFSLAGTRKITEEGVLFKSHIDGSKHKFTPENVMDIQRSIGADIIMAFDECTPYPCEFGYARESMEMTHRWLKRCIDRVDSTEGKYGYAQTLFPIVQGSVYKDLRKQSAEFVASCERDGNAIGGLSVGEPAEMMYEMTELVTDILPSDKPRYLMGVGTPANILECIALGVDMFDCVMPTRNARNGMLFTSEGIMNMRNEKWKDDFSPIDPNINSYVSNFYSKAYLRHLTISKEILAAQIASIHNLSFYLWLVGEAREKIKAGEFAAWKDMMVEKVSRRL from the coding sequence ATGAAGTTTATTCTCGAAAGTAAAGACGAAAAGAGTAAGGCGAGAGCTGGGGTGGTCAAAACAGACCATGGAGATATTCAAACTCCTATTTTCATGCCTGTAGGTACGGCGGGTTCTGTAAAGGCAGTTCATCAAAGAGAACTCACCTATGATGTTAAGGCGCAGATTATTTTGGGCAATACCTATCATCTTTACCTTAGGCCGGGGATTGACATTCTGGAAAAGGCAGGAGGACTTCATAAATTCAATGGTTGGAACAAGCCAATATTGACTGACAGTGGCGGGTATCAGGTTTTTTCCTTGGCTGGAACAAGAAAAATTACAGAAGAGGGCGTACTTTTTAAATCACACATTGACGGCTCCAAGCACAAGTTTACCCCTGAAAATGTGATGGACATCCAAAGAAGCATTGGGGCAGACATTATCATGGCGTTCGATGAGTGCACACCCTATCCTTGTGAATTTGGCTATGCGAGGGAATCCATGGAAATGACGCACCGTTGGTTAAAGCGCTGTATTGACAGAGTGGATAGCACTGAAGGTAAATATGGTTATGCACAAACACTTTTCCCTATCGTTCAAGGAAGTGTTTACAAAGATTTAAGAAAGCAGTCAGCTGAATTTGTAGCTTCCTGTGAGAGGGATGGCAATGCGATTGGAGGACTCTCTGTGGGAGAGCCTGCCGAGATGATGTATGAGATGACTGAATTGGTGACAGATATTTTGCCAAGTGACAAGCCGAGGTACCTCATGGGAGTAGGTACACCCGCCAATATTTTGGAATGCATAGCCTTAGGGGTGGATATGTTTGATTGTGTTATGCCAACCAGAAATGCCAGAAATGGTATGCTGTTCACTTCAGAGGGGATCATGAATATGAGAAATGAAAAATGGAAAGATGATTTTTCACCGATTGATCCCAATATCAATAGTTATGTGAGTAATTTTTACTCCAAAGCCTACTTGAGACATCTTACTATCAGTAAAGAAATCTTGGCAGCACAGATTGCCAGTATCCATAATTTAAGCTTTTACCTTTGGTTAGTGGGAGAGGCAAGAGAGAAAATCAAGGCAGGTGAATTTGCCGCTTGGAAAGATATGATGGTTGAGAAAGTAAGCAGAAGATTATAA
- a CDS encoding glycosyltransferase, producing the protein MIINILWLIFGAATSIQIIYLCFIYGRLSFFYHRKESNNTDINQEGVSIIIAARNEEENLKKLIPELSKQNYPIFEILVINDRSFDNTRFLLEGMMSQYPGLRTVTVDYTPDHVTPKKYALTLGIKVAKYDVLLLTDADCIPASENWISQMTRPIRNENKTFALGYGGYEKTKGFLNALIQYETWFTAIQYFSFALWKAPFMGVGRNLAYRRGFFMEKKAFKDLWQILGGDDDLFVNKYAQRSNTAVVIHPESITISTPKKTFKEYYIQKKRHFQTGKYYRAADKIKIGLYAISHLFFWASAIALMSITQKWEPIAAIVSIIVIRALLQFSTINSAIKKIEGHGKVFWTMFFDLMYLSYFWIIGAKGYLSKTVRWK; encoded by the coding sequence ATGATCATCAATATCCTGTGGCTCATTTTTGGAGCCGCTACTTCTATACAAATCATCTACCTTTGCTTTATTTACGGCAGGCTAAGTTTTTTTTACCATCGAAAAGAATCCAACAACACAGATATCAACCAAGAGGGGGTCAGTATCATCATTGCCGCTAGGAATGAGGAAGAAAACCTCAAAAAACTGATTCCTGAGCTGTCCAAACAAAACTATCCGATATTTGAAATCCTTGTGATCAACGACCGGTCATTTGACAACACCCGTTTTCTCTTGGAAGGCATGATGAGTCAATACCCAGGACTAAGAACGGTAACAGTAGACTATACACCAGATCATGTTACCCCTAAGAAATATGCCTTGACCTTAGGTATCAAAGTGGCTAAATATGACGTACTACTCCTCACGGATGCAGACTGTATTCCAGCCTCCGAAAATTGGATTTCCCAAATGACTAGACCCATCAGAAATGAAAATAAAACTTTTGCACTGGGCTATGGAGGCTATGAAAAAACCAAGGGTTTTCTCAATGCTTTGATCCAATATGAAACTTGGTTCACGGCTATTCAATATTTTTCTTTTGCACTCTGGAAGGCCCCCTTTATGGGAGTTGGCCGAAACTTGGCCTACCGCCGAGGGTTCTTTATGGAGAAAAAGGCATTCAAAGATCTGTGGCAGATTCTTGGAGGAGATGACGATCTATTCGTGAACAAATATGCTCAAAGAAGCAACACGGCTGTGGTGATTCACCCTGAAAGCATTACCATATCAACTCCTAAAAAGACCTTCAAAGAATACTACATTCAGAAAAAGCGTCACTTTCAGACTGGAAAGTACTATAGAGCCGCTGACAAAATTAAAATAGGGCTTTATGCAATTAGTCATTTGTTTTTTTGGGCTTCAGCCATAGCTTTGATGAGTATTACGCAAAAATGGGAACCAATTGCAGCAATTGTAAGTATTATAGTTATACGGGCATTGCTCCAGTTTTCAACCATTAACAGCGCAATCAAGAAAATCGAAGGACATGGAAAAGTGTTCTGGACGATGTTTTTCGATTTAATGTATTTAAGCTATTTTTGGATCATTGGGGCTAAAGGTTACCTATCAAAAACAGTTAGATGGAAATAA
- a CDS encoding RNA polymerase sigma factor, with translation MEINERGFSDKALEDFDLIDRAVDQKDQQAYATLMKRYKKAVYFMILKMIRDADDAEDLTMEAFAKAFRNLHKFKKDYTFSTWLFRIATNNTIDFIRKKKLKTMSLNNTLTDDGGNSVNIDVEDDENNPQDEFIKSQRIEMVRIFVDKLPAKYRKLVKLRYFDELSYDEIAQELDKPLGTVKAQLHRSRELLYEIAQGKERHI, from the coding sequence ATGGAAATAAACGAAAGAGGGTTCTCAGACAAAGCGCTAGAAGATTTTGACTTAATAGACAGAGCAGTAGACCAAAAAGACCAGCAGGCTTATGCAACTTTAATGAAACGGTATAAAAAAGCCGTCTACTTCATGATCTTGAAAATGATCCGTGATGCAGATGATGCTGAAGATCTGACCATGGAAGCCTTTGCTAAAGCTTTCAGGAACCTACACAAGTTTAAGAAAGACTACACTTTTAGTACCTGGCTGTTTAGAATTGCCACCAACAACACCATTGACTTTATCAGGAAAAAGAAACTCAAGACCATGAGCTTGAACAATACTTTGACCGATGATGGAGGAAATTCCGTGAACATCGACGTGGAAGACGACGAAAACAATCCACAGGATGAATTCATCAAAAGCCAAAGAATTGAGATGGTCCGCATCTTTGTGGACAAACTTCCCGCTAAATATAGAAAACTGGTCAAACTGAGATACTTTGACGAGCTATCATACGATGAAATTGCGCAAGAGCTCGATAAACCATTGGGAACTGTAAAAGCACAGCTGCACCGGTCAAGAGAGCTTCTTTACGAAATCGCCCAAGGCAAGGAGAGACATATTTAG
- a CDS encoding DMT family transporter has translation MLGSAFKDYLMLHFIVLIWGFTAILGLLISIPAVEIVFFRTFIATLILGVLFVLKGRRIIIPKKELAKVLGTGALIGLHWILFFGAARVSTASVCLAGMATCSLWTAFIEPWVNHSRIKWYEVMLGLVVLVGLYVIFRFEIKYWEGIVMAVGSAFLGACFTVSNGRLTKKHSPYLITFYEMMGACVFTALFMPFYVLFFAENGVLQMDLTLSDWFWMLLLSGVCTVYAFSVSVELMKRLTVFVINLTVNLEPVYGIILAVLIFGEKEQMTSGFYLGTLIILVSVFLYPVFNFIYKRRKQKQLLRMQ, from the coding sequence ATGCTAGGGTCAGCTTTCAAGGACTATTTGATGCTCCATTTCATTGTTTTGATTTGGGGCTTTACGGCTATTTTAGGTTTGTTGATCAGCATACCTGCCGTAGAAATTGTGTTTTTCAGGACATTCATAGCTACCCTAATATTGGGTGTGCTTTTTGTTTTAAAGGGACGCAGAATAATCATTCCTAAAAAAGAATTGGCCAAAGTTCTTGGGACAGGGGCATTAATAGGGCTCCATTGGATTTTGTTTTTTGGAGCGGCGAGGGTTTCTACTGCATCAGTTTGTTTGGCGGGAATGGCCACTTGTTCTTTATGGACTGCATTTATAGAACCATGGGTCAACCATTCTAGAATCAAATGGTATGAAGTGATGCTTGGGCTTGTGGTTTTGGTGGGACTTTATGTAATCTTCAGATTTGAAATTAAATATTGGGAAGGCATAGTGATGGCCGTTGGCTCAGCTTTCTTGGGAGCATGTTTTACGGTGAGTAATGGTCGTCTGACCAAGAAACATTCTCCCTATTTAATTACATTTTATGAAATGATGGGGGCGTGTGTTTTTACTGCTTTGTTTATGCCGTTTTATGTGCTGTTCTTTGCTGAAAATGGAGTACTTCAGATGGATTTAACTTTAAGCGACTGGTTTTGGATGTTGCTGCTAAGTGGTGTTTGTACCGTCTATGCTTTTTCAGTATCCGTAGAATTGATGAAAAGGTTGACTGTTTTTGTGATCAACCTTACTGTTAACTTAGAACCAGTTTATGGGATTATTTTGGCGGTGTTGATTTTTGGAGAAAAGGAACAGATGACATCAGGTTTTTATCTAGGTACTTTGATTATACTGGTTTCAGTTTTTCTTTATCCGGTATTTAATTTTATATACAAAAGGAGGAAACAGAAGCAGTTATTGAGGATGCAGTAG